From the Capsicum annuum cultivar UCD-10X-F1 unplaced genomic scaffold, UCD10Xv1.1 ctg56677, whole genome shotgun sequence genome, the window GAACAAATAGAATTTGCTACAAAAGCCGGCTAACGGGGGTATTCCTGCGTATGAGAACATAGTAATGGAGAAGGTAATAGCCAAAATAGGATTCGTTTTGGCTAGAGCGCCCAAATCAGCTATATATTTGACACGGGTTTGCCGTAATGCTAAAACTATGGCGAATGCATCTATCGTCATTGATGCATAAATAAAGATACCAATTAGTAGTGATTGAATTCCTTCTATGGTTCCACATGAGAAACCAGTACGAATATAACCTACATGTCCAATTGAACTATGAGCTAGAAGTTTTTTTACTTTCGTTTGGGCCATGGCGGCCAGTGCTCCTAAGATCATAGAAGCAATGCTGTagaaaaagaagatttgttgCAATGTAGCTCCATAAGAACCATAAATAGAAACACGTGAAATATTAGCAGAAATAGAGATTTTAGGCGCAATAGAAAGGAATGCTGTAACCGGGGTGGGTGAACCCTCATAGATATCAGGTGCCCACATATATAGAGTCAAAAGATATATGGAGTCCAAAGGGTAGGGGTTTTCTTCGAGGCTCGAGAGATGGAATAGATAGGGCCCCACAAGTTTGAAATTCGCCGCTGGGGAATTCACATGAAAGGGAATGAGGAATTCTCAACAAAAAAAGTGCTCTCTGAACCGAACGTGAAAGTCGTTTTCCATCAGACGGCTTTTCTTGTAACTCTACTCTCAACTTGGATTATATATCCAAAAAGGTCCGCTCTCGGCCATTCCACACGCTGCCTAGCAGAGACGTGGTTATCTGAAGTGGATTCTCTCTTTTGTAGTAGATGCCAAACCTGCTGTGCCCCATTGACTAAGAAGGGGGCGGACACAGCAGCTACATGGACCCCTTCTTTTCAGTTGTTACCAGCGCTTTCCCGGGCCGAGCCGGAATTTCTTATTAGAAAGGGCAGGCAAATCCTGAAGGCTGCTATCCCAATAGGAAGGGCGGAACAAGGAGAGGAGCTGAAAGCCACTGTAAGGAGGAGGGCCCGGCAATCATACCAAGGCGGTCAAAAAAGCGTGTTCCCTTCAGATAAGACGCACCTACGGCCATCCTCGGCCTTCTTCGTTTTCGATGAAAAAAAATCTCGATCTCCGAAAGCATTTTCCTTCCCCCGCCGCACCTCCCTCCCTTCGTCGAGCCTTTACTTTAATGGTTGGGGAAAGCATTCCCTTATCTGAACTTGGTGGGCATTCTTTCTAGCCTTAGTAAAATAGGGGGTGGGTTTGGCTTGAACATAGGCTCAAACAGAATGTGAAGGGTCCTAGCTATGCCATGTGTTCAATACAAAATCTGGAAAGCTGCAGGGATGACAAAAAGAGGGCGCTTTCCTGTGTTGCACTGAAAAAAAGGACC encodes:
- the LOC124893265 gene encoding NADH-ubiquinone oxidoreductase chain 2-like — protein: MWAPDIYEGSPTPVTAFLSIAPKISISANISRVSIYGSYGATLQQIFFFYSIASMILGALAAMAQTKVKKLLAHSSIGHVGYIRTGFSCGTIEGIQSLLIGIFIYASMTIDAFAIVLALRQTRVKYIADLGALAKTNPILAITFSITMFSYAGIPPLAGFCSKFY